Proteins encoded within one genomic window of Acidicapsa ligni:
- a CDS encoding lactonase family protein, with translation MKFGKVGQVGLVSAIALVVATLFTACGNTLTVGFMFVPTNNLTPGQIEVYEVDSESGSLRTIPTSPFPSGGRDPIAEATSPDFNNLYVINEDDNNIVQFGIGTDGKLYPQSTINTPGSFPMATAMNTAGSYLYVVDTLQPIPGCSLTNACPGDIAAYAVTSTATSATAGSNGAGSLGQVCSAPSSGTPTCTVGNPVINSNGQGYLPLQLTPTDKTTVLTPTAVNVLTNGNFVYVTAFNASTSLGYLFSFSVGANGTLSPLNGGLPVNIGAQPAAIVSDAAGQFVYIADELKNAVSTYAVNSDGSLSLKSIASTGNQPTALTMDSTGKFLYVTNASDGNVSGYTVSNGTLTNTGTYAAGSQPVAIAIDPRHVGFLYTVNFLGSNLNGYQIDPTTGVLNNAQQSPYASTVQPTAIAGIPHGGITTAAKE, from the coding sequence ATGAAGTTCGGCAAAGTCGGCCAGGTTGGACTGGTCTCCGCCATCGCACTTGTAGTGGCCACCTTGTTTACCGCCTGTGGCAACACCCTTACCGTTGGCTTCATGTTTGTGCCGACGAACAACCTGACGCCCGGTCAGATCGAAGTTTACGAGGTTGACTCGGAGTCAGGCTCGCTACGGACCATCCCGACCTCGCCATTCCCTTCCGGCGGCCGGGATCCCATCGCTGAAGCTACCAGCCCGGACTTCAACAATCTTTATGTCATCAACGAAGATGACAACAACATTGTTCAATTTGGCATCGGTACAGACGGCAAGCTTTATCCGCAAAGCACGATCAATACTCCGGGATCGTTTCCTATGGCCACGGCCATGAACACTGCGGGTTCGTATCTTTACGTGGTTGATACGCTGCAGCCTATTCCCGGATGCAGCCTGACCAATGCTTGCCCAGGCGACATCGCGGCTTATGCCGTCACCTCGACTGCGACTTCTGCTACTGCCGGTTCGAATGGCGCAGGATCGCTGGGTCAGGTTTGCAGCGCGCCTTCTTCCGGAACGCCTACCTGCACTGTTGGCAACCCGGTCATCAACTCCAACGGCCAGGGTTACCTGCCGTTGCAGCTCACGCCCACCGACAAGACAACGGTGCTGACACCGACAGCGGTCAACGTGCTGACGAATGGCAACTTTGTCTACGTCACTGCGTTCAACGCCTCGACCAGCCTGGGTTACCTCTTCAGCTTCTCGGTCGGTGCAAACGGCACGCTTTCTCCTCTGAACGGCGGTCTTCCGGTCAATATCGGTGCGCAGCCGGCTGCGATCGTCAGTGACGCCGCTGGTCAGTTCGTTTACATTGCAGACGAGCTCAAAAACGCCGTTTCGACCTATGCCGTCAACAGCGATGGCAGCTTGAGCCTGAAGAGCATCGCAAGCACAGGCAACCAGCCGACGGCGCTTACCATGGACAGCACAGGCAAGTTCCTCTACGTCACGAATGCCTCGGACGGGAACGTCTCCGGCTACACCGTGAGCAACGGCACGCTGACCAACACTGGTACTTACGCTGCCGGTTCTCAGCCAGTGGCTATTGCAATTGACCCGCGCCATGTTGGTTTCCTCTACACTGTCAACTTCCTTGGAAGCAATCTCAACGGCTACCAGATCGATCCAACAACGGGCGTTCTAAACAATGCACAGCAGTCTCCATACGCATCTACTGTGCAGCCGACTGCCATTGCTGGCATCCCGCACGGTGGCATTACGACTGCGGCTAAGGAATAA
- the acpS gene encoding holo-ACP synthase, translated as MLVGTGIDLAEIVRIQKSIARFGDRFLDRIFTPREKAYCLRKKKSAESFAARFAAKEAAAKALGTGISYGVTWLEIEVTREPSGRPGLSFHGRAAQMAARLGVIHAALSLTHTAELAMASVCLEGAPTLSKSS; from the coding sequence ATGCTCGTAGGAACCGGAATCGACCTTGCCGAAATCGTTCGTATTCAGAAATCCATCGCCAGGTTTGGCGACCGATTTCTGGATCGCATCTTCACGCCACGCGAAAAGGCTTATTGCCTGCGGAAGAAGAAATCCGCGGAGAGTTTTGCCGCGCGATTTGCCGCCAAGGAAGCTGCCGCCAAGGCTCTTGGCACCGGCATCAGCTATGGCGTGACCTGGCTGGAAATCGAGGTGACGCGGGAGCCGAGCGGGCGTCCGGGGCTGAGCTTTCATGGCCGCGCCGCGCAGATGGCCGCGCGCCTGGGGGTGATCCATGCAGCGCTGTCGCTGACCCACACGGCAGAGCTGGCGATGGCGAGTGTTTGCCTTGAGGGAGCGCCTACGCTCTCCAAAAGCAGCTAG
- a CDS encoding beta-propeller fold lactonase family protein, translating to MKFRKFGKTVLTAALSSAIVFSLSSCVRSFTVGYLYVTGTVTATPSGNGIVTGFKIDNNTGNLRPLDGLPVSSGGANPVRAVLLSGGNFVYVLNRGTTASGGPNCTTTDPCQNSNIQEFVVGGNGILTPQETFFTQGRNPFRLISDTTGKFLLAMDHDAPASTYCPSVGATSGSCGDITVFAIDPSTGRLSLVTNAQLTSSSGSQVTYFPIPASPVDFTMASGFVYTLAGAPGTPQTYYAYTYNSTSGQLATTLNSATAVNNGEGAQMKQGTAIIFAGGRIYIPDVEPLSANGVTSPSQIVPLTINTTGALGSLVGGPVPNDPAETDPIYLIIESKGKFLYVANQQGASTATGAGIAGFTIDPSSSQLSETPGSPWGTGANPQCLLEDPSAQYIYTASSDSSSVTGKLLDPISGQLDAMRGSTGTFALKGPASWCVATGRTN from the coding sequence ATGAAGTTCAGGAAATTCGGCAAGACAGTGCTGACCGCTGCCCTCAGCTCGGCAATCGTATTCAGCCTCAGCTCTTGCGTTCGGAGTTTTACCGTAGGCTATCTGTATGTAACCGGTACGGTGACGGCGACCCCCTCCGGCAACGGAATCGTCACTGGATTCAAGATTGATAACAACACCGGCAACCTGCGGCCTCTGGACGGTCTGCCAGTTTCGAGCGGCGGCGCCAATCCAGTCCGCGCAGTCCTGCTGTCCGGCGGCAACTTCGTATACGTCCTGAACCGCGGCACGACCGCGAGCGGCGGCCCGAACTGCACCACGACCGATCCCTGCCAGAATTCGAACATCCAGGAATTCGTCGTCGGCGGCAATGGCATCCTGACTCCGCAGGAGACTTTCTTTACGCAGGGCCGCAACCCGTTCCGCCTGATCTCGGACACGACGGGCAAATTCCTTCTCGCCATGGATCATGACGCGCCTGCCTCGACCTATTGCCCCAGCGTTGGCGCAACTTCAGGGTCCTGCGGTGACATCACGGTGTTTGCGATCGATCCGAGCACTGGCCGTCTTTCGCTGGTGACGAACGCTCAGCTCACTTCATCGTCTGGCTCGCAGGTGACCTACTTCCCGATACCGGCCAGTCCTGTCGACTTTACGATGGCTTCGGGATTTGTTTACACCCTGGCTGGCGCTCCGGGCACACCGCAGACCTACTATGCCTACACCTACAATTCGACCTCTGGCCAGTTGGCAACGACGCTGAACAGCGCTACGGCAGTCAACAATGGCGAAGGTGCACAGATGAAGCAGGGTACGGCGATCATCTTTGCCGGCGGCAGAATCTACATTCCTGACGTCGAGCCACTCTCTGCGAATGGCGTAACCAGCCCCAGCCAGATTGTGCCGCTCACCATCAACACGACGGGCGCACTCGGCTCCCTGGTCGGCGGTCCGGTACCGAACGATCCGGCTGAGACTGATCCGATTTACCTGATCATCGAGTCGAAGGGCAAGTTCCTTTACGTGGCCAACCAGCAGGGCGCCAGCACGGCAACCGGCGCAGGAATCGCAGGTTTCACCATCGATCCGTCGTCCAGCCAGTTGAGCGAAACTCCCGGTTCTCCGTGGGGCACGGGTGCAAATCCGCAATGCCTGCTCGAAGATCCTTCCGCTCAGTACATCTACACGGCCAGTTCCGACAGCTCGTCGGTTACCGGCAAACTGCTTGATCCCATCTCCGGCCAACTGGACGCAATGCGCGGCAGCACTGGTACATTCGCACTCAAAGGACCAGCGAGCTGGTGCGTAGCAACAGGCCGTACAAACTAG
- a CDS encoding M13 family metallopeptidase has product MNLLRPAFTLAVASALLAATSAFAQSTFATPDDSSIPTQPKSVRSLDLDSIDKTADPCTDFYQYACGNWVKDNPIPGDQTRWMRSFSTVGEHNRYLLWQELDAAAKAPKTPLEKKYGDYYGACMDTSLIEQKGLTPLSPALSRIASLSDAKKLSTLMGELLSAGSPAPLFSFSVGQDEKDSSKQIAETFQDGLSLPDRDYYLVDSEHFKTIREEYVAHVTKMFTLAGDTPEKAATEAATVLRIETALAKGSTSRTDLREPQNRYHIYTVAQLEEITPNFAWPVYWKAIGIRHFDSLNVATPEFFKTVNQLIATEPVDAWKAYFRWHTIHSLATNLPKSFFDENFAFFGKTLAGQAEPTPRWKQCTSGTDQALGEAVGQDWVKENFPPQAKESMDKLVAALEKSLGDDIRTLPWMTEPTRKAAEEKLNLIRNKIGYPEKWRDYSALTIHRDDLIGNINRTSIFSRNYELDKLGKPVDEKEWGMTPPTVNAYYDPSMNDINFPAGILQPPFFDFKADPAVNFGGIGVVIGHEMTHGFDDQGSKYDGHGNLREWQTADDRKAFTERTDCEVAEYSGFEASPAHDDQPAQNLNGKLTLGENTADNGGLRIAYLALLDTLASEGKTIDDKIDGYTEAQRYFLSFGQVWCQNQTDKSARQSALVDPHSPGRWRTNGSVQNFDEFGKAFGCKKGQPMYPEHSCRVW; this is encoded by the coding sequence ATGAATCTGCTTCGCCCTGCGTTTACGCTTGCCGTTGCTTCGGCATTGCTCGCGGCCACTTCGGCCTTTGCTCAATCCACATTTGCCACCCCAGACGATTCCAGCATTCCGACCCAGCCCAAGTCTGTGAGGAGCCTGGACCTGGACTCCATCGACAAGACGGCTGATCCCTGCACCGACTTTTACCAGTACGCCTGCGGTAACTGGGTCAAGGACAATCCGATTCCCGGCGACCAGACTCGCTGGATGCGCTCTTTTTCGACGGTTGGCGAGCACAACCGCTATCTCCTCTGGCAGGAGTTGGACGCCGCTGCGAAGGCGCCGAAAACTCCGCTGGAAAAGAAATATGGGGATTACTACGGCGCGTGTATGGATACCAGCCTCATCGAGCAGAAAGGCTTGACACCGCTCTCCCCGGCCTTGAGCAGGATCGCGAGCCTCTCCGACGCGAAAAAACTGTCTACGCTGATGGGCGAACTGCTCTCCGCGGGTAGCCCGGCTCCCCTGTTCTCGTTTTCTGTGGGCCAAGACGAAAAGGATTCCAGTAAGCAGATTGCAGAGACCTTCCAGGACGGTCTGTCGCTGCCTGATCGAGATTACTACCTGGTGGACTCCGAGCATTTCAAGACGATCCGCGAAGAGTATGTAGCCCATGTGACAAAGATGTTCACCCTGGCTGGTGATACGCCGGAGAAGGCGGCAACGGAAGCGGCGACTGTTTTGCGCATTGAGACAGCTCTGGCCAAAGGGTCCACCAGCCGCACGGATCTGCGCGAACCGCAGAATCGATATCACATCTACACGGTGGCTCAATTGGAGGAGATCACGCCGAATTTCGCGTGGCCGGTTTATTGGAAGGCTATTGGTATCCGCCACTTTGATTCGCTCAACGTCGCTACGCCTGAGTTCTTCAAAACCGTAAATCAGTTGATTGCTACTGAACCTGTGGATGCCTGGAAAGCGTATTTCCGGTGGCACACCATCCATTCCTTGGCGACGAATCTGCCAAAATCTTTCTTCGATGAGAATTTTGCTTTCTTTGGGAAGACTCTGGCCGGACAAGCTGAACCAACTCCTCGCTGGAAACAGTGCACCTCCGGGACCGATCAGGCACTCGGCGAAGCCGTTGGCCAGGACTGGGTCAAGGAGAACTTTCCGCCGCAGGCCAAAGAAAGCATGGATAAACTGGTCGCTGCCCTGGAAAAATCACTCGGAGACGATATTCGCACTCTGCCGTGGATGACTGAGCCGACACGGAAAGCAGCCGAGGAGAAGCTAAACCTTATCCGCAACAAAATCGGCTACCCCGAAAAATGGCGCGACTACTCCGCACTGACGATTCATCGCGACGACCTGATCGGGAATATCAACCGCACCAGCATCTTCAGCCGCAATTACGAGTTGGACAAGCTCGGCAAGCCTGTGGACGAAAAAGAGTGGGGCATGACGCCGCCTACAGTCAATGCCTACTACGATCCGTCGATGAATGATATCAACTTCCCTGCCGGTATCCTGCAACCCCCATTCTTTGACTTCAAAGCAGATCCGGCGGTTAACTTTGGTGGTATTGGCGTTGTGATCGGTCATGAGATGACGCATGGCTTCGACGACCAGGGCAGCAAGTACGACGGACACGGCAACCTGCGCGAGTGGCAAACTGCGGACGATCGCAAAGCATTTACCGAGCGCACGGATTGCGAAGTGGCTGAATACAGCGGCTTTGAAGCCTCCCCTGCGCACGACGATCAGCCAGCACAGAATCTCAATGGCAAGCTAACCCTGGGCGAGAATACCGCTGATAATGGCGGATTGCGCATCGCTTACCTGGCTCTGCTGGATACACTCGCCTCTGAGGGCAAAACCATTGACGACAAAATTGATGGCTACACCGAGGCGCAACGCTACTTCCTGAGCTTTGGCCAGGTATGGTGCCAGAATCAGACGGACAAATCCGCTCGCCAATCGGCGCTCGTCGATCCTCATTCACCGGGTCGCTGGCGCACCAATGGCTCTGTGCAGAACTTCGATGAGTTCGGCAAAGCCTTTGGGTGCAAAAAGGGTCAACCCATGTATCCGGAGCACTCGTGCCGGGTCTGGTAG
- a CDS encoding SRPBCC family protein gives MSAAMHQFTIERHLHAPRELVFSAWTEKHHLMHWFGPKGVTIPIAEMDLRPGGTFLFCMRMPDGVEMWGKWVFREIVPPEQIVLINSFSNADGELTRHPFADQWPLQMLSTTHFAEHNGGTTIRLKWSPIYATDAEIQSFDAGHESMKQGWTGTFDQLAAYLATI, from the coding sequence ATGTCCGCAGCAATGCATCAATTCACGATCGAACGCCACCTGCACGCCCCGCGCGAACTGGTCTTCAGCGCCTGGACCGAAAAGCATCACCTCATGCACTGGTTCGGACCCAAGGGCGTGACCATCCCCATAGCAGAAATGGATCTGCGGCCCGGCGGCACATTTCTGTTCTGCATGCGTATGCCCGACGGCGTTGAAATGTGGGGGAAATGGGTCTTCCGCGAGATCGTGCCGCCTGAGCAAATTGTTCTGATCAACTCATTTTCAAACGCGGATGGCGAGCTCACGCGCCACCCCTTCGCCGATCAGTGGCCTCTGCAAATGTTGAGCACCACGCATTTCGCCGAGCACAATGGCGGCACAACCATCCGCTTGAAATGGTCGCCCATCTACGCCACAGATGCCGAGATCCAAAGCTTTGACGCAGGCCATGAATCGATGAAACAAGGCTGGACGGGAACGTTTGACCAACTCGCTGCGTACCTGGCTACGATCTGA
- the recG gene encoding ATP-dependent DNA helicase RecG — translation MPALDTPVMYVRGVGPRLAETLAGKGVLLAEDLLYHLPFRYEDRQNPRSLDELKPGEMASVIAEVRGSGLLATKRAPIFEMTVGQGNLAMKCVWFNGGYLQGRFHAGQTVALFGKVEPSRTTRDMKMIQPQFELLPGEGEDEETRLLEVGRITPVYESLGGTRLASRWQRKVLFHLLEGIRGNVPECLPQSMLERLGLPDRETALNQAHFPPEGTTQVALMEARTPALRRLIFEELFFLELGLELKRRKSHKQVGISFATNDPVREAIREVLPFHPTVAQKRALGEIVADMREAHPMRRLLQGDVGSGKTIVALQAMLVAIENGYQAAMMAPTEILATQHYLAARKLLSRSSKSYKVVLLTGSLDLDRKRQVRGQILRGEAQLVIGTHALIEEKVEFAKLGLVVVDEQHRFGVLQRFRLMKKPGEAEPDVLVMTATPIPRTLALTLYGDLDGSVLDELPPGRTPIVTRRVPGERAEEVWEFVRKQVAQKRQAYIVYPIIEGAKDDQPELDFARGEADAAVTTAIAAPAKKARKSTAKPKKGELFPKQAAAKPDLRSATEMYDQLRTGALKDLRVGLLHGRLDADEKEVVMRRFQRGEIDVLVSTTVIEVGVDVPNSTVMIVDHAERFGLAQLHQLRGRVGRGAAKSYCILMTGEKVSPEAEERLAAMVRTQNGFELAELDLAMRGPGEFFGTRQAGLPGFRVANLIRDRDLLELAKLEAGRFAQAPDDSMSESERKRVWDHLRQSWNRRYGLMEAG, via the coding sequence GTGCCTGCTCTCGATACCCCAGTTATGTACGTACGCGGCGTTGGTCCGCGTCTGGCGGAAACCCTTGCGGGCAAAGGTGTTCTGCTGGCAGAAGACCTGCTGTATCATCTTCCCTTTCGCTATGAAGACCGGCAGAATCCGCGCAGTCTGGATGAACTGAAGCCGGGCGAGATGGCTTCCGTGATAGCCGAGGTGCGTGGCAGCGGGCTGCTGGCGACCAAGCGTGCTCCCATCTTTGAAATGACCGTTGGACAGGGGAACCTGGCGATGAAGTGCGTCTGGTTCAACGGTGGATATTTGCAGGGGCGTTTTCATGCCGGGCAGACGGTTGCGCTGTTTGGCAAGGTCGAGCCTTCGCGCACGACTCGCGATATGAAGATGATTCAGCCGCAGTTTGAGCTGCTGCCGGGTGAGGGCGAGGACGAAGAGACGCGGCTGCTTGAGGTTGGGCGGATTACTCCTGTTTACGAATCGCTGGGAGGAACACGGCTGGCTTCGCGCTGGCAGCGCAAGGTGCTGTTTCATCTGCTGGAGGGAATTCGCGGCAATGTGCCGGAGTGCCTGCCGCAATCGATGCTGGAGCGGCTGGGGCTGCCGGATCGCGAGACGGCGCTCAACCAGGCGCATTTTCCTCCCGAGGGTACGACGCAGGTTGCATTGATGGAGGCTCGAACGCCTGCCCTGCGACGGCTTATTTTTGAGGAGCTGTTTTTTCTTGAGCTGGGTCTCGAACTGAAGCGCCGCAAGAGCCACAAGCAGGTGGGAATTTCATTTGCCACGAACGATCCGGTGCGCGAGGCTATCCGCGAGGTGTTACCGTTTCATCCCACGGTTGCGCAGAAACGGGCGCTGGGTGAGATTGTCGCGGATATGCGAGAGGCGCATCCCATGCGGCGTTTGTTGCAGGGCGATGTGGGTTCGGGCAAGACGATTGTGGCGCTGCAGGCGATGCTGGTAGCGATTGAGAATGGCTACCAGGCGGCGATGATGGCTCCGACGGAGATTCTGGCGACGCAGCATTACCTGGCGGCGCGCAAGTTGTTGAGCCGTTCGTCGAAGTCGTACAAAGTTGTGTTGTTGACAGGATCGCTGGATCTGGATCGCAAGCGGCAGGTGCGAGGGCAGATTTTACGCGGCGAAGCGCAATTGGTGATTGGGACACATGCGCTGATCGAAGAAAAAGTTGAGTTCGCCAAGCTGGGCCTGGTGGTTGTGGATGAACAGCATCGATTTGGCGTTTTGCAGCGGTTTCGATTGATGAAAAAGCCGGGCGAGGCAGAGCCGGATGTGCTGGTGATGACGGCTACGCCGATTCCGCGCACGCTGGCGCTGACGCTTTATGGCGACCTGGATGGGAGCGTTCTGGACGAATTGCCGCCGGGACGCACACCGATTGTCACGCGCAGGGTGCCGGGTGAGCGCGCGGAAGAGGTCTGGGAGTTTGTTCGCAAGCAGGTGGCGCAGAAGCGGCAGGCGTACATTGTTTACCCGATTATCGAAGGCGCGAAAGACGATCAGCCGGAGCTGGATTTTGCCCGCGGAGAGGCGGATGCAGCGGTCACAACAGCCATCGCTGCGCCTGCGAAAAAAGCGCGCAAGAGTACGGCCAAGCCGAAGAAGGGTGAGCTTTTCCCCAAGCAGGCGGCGGCAAAGCCGGATCTTCGCTCAGCGACCGAGATGTATGACCAGTTGCGAACTGGGGCGCTCAAGGATTTGCGGGTCGGGCTTTTGCATGGGCGGCTGGATGCGGATGAAAAAGAGGTCGTGATGCGTCGTTTTCAGCGCGGCGAGATTGATGTGCTGGTTTCGACGACGGTGATTGAAGTGGGAGTGGATGTACCGAATTCGACCGTGATGATTGTGGATCATGCGGAGCGTTTTGGGCTGGCGCAACTGCATCAGCTTCGCGGGCGCGTGGGGCGTGGAGCGGCCAAGAGCTACTGCATCCTGATGACCGGTGAGAAGGTTTCACCTGAGGCTGAGGAGCGGTTGGCGGCGATGGTGCGGACGCAGAATGGTTTTGAACTGGCGGAGCTGGACCTGGCGATGCGTGGGCCGGGCGAGTTTTTTGGCACACGGCAGGCAGGACTGCCCGGTTTCCGGGTCGCGAATCTAATCCGCGACCGCGATCTGCTTGAACTTGCCAAGCTGGAGGCGGGTCGATTTGCGCAGGCTCCCGATGACTCGATGAGTGAATCGGAGCGGAAGCGGGTTTGGGATCATTTGCGCCAGTCGTGGAATCGGCGCTATGGGCTGATGGAAGCCGGATAG
- a CDS encoding lactonase family protein, giving the protein MKFNKVGQVALVSATALILASAFTACNPVTIDFLFVAGDNNSTVKTPVDGQIQTFEIDRVSGALNIVNSTVSSGGITPVSEAVSTDFKNFYVANQGDSTLVQFGIGGSGQLTSVKTTTMSAEGNTPVAITMNAAGTLLFVANRYQPGCNVATDGAETCNGGALAVFPVGSDGTLGASVSNGSLNYWPVGINPTSVNSLANGTAAYVSTYNPTSGIGFMYGFSSSAAGALTSIAGTSNISGKPFPSGVKPVAIASDPTSRFVYVTDFAQNELIAFSVLDGGVLNPLINGPFKTGNQPSAITVDPRGKFIYIANELDNTVSAYNIDLSTGTPSAAVNTTGSTTNTTGTQPVAILVDNAYGRYVYTANFLDNSLTGFLLNSSTGTITTTQSGPYPSVNQPVAVVSVPRGNHSIQVVQP; this is encoded by the coding sequence ATGAAGTTTAACAAAGTCGGCCAAGTAGCCCTGGTCTCAGCCACCGCTCTTATACTGGCCAGCGCGTTTACCGCGTGCAATCCCGTAACCATTGATTTTCTTTTCGTGGCTGGCGACAACAACAGCACTGTGAAAACTCCAGTTGACGGCCAGATCCAGACCTTTGAGATCGACCGCGTCTCAGGCGCGCTCAACATCGTGAACTCGACGGTTTCATCGGGCGGAATTACCCCTGTTTCTGAAGCGGTCTCCACGGACTTCAAAAATTTCTATGTCGCGAACCAGGGCGACAGCACATTGGTTCAGTTCGGCATTGGCGGCTCTGGACAACTGACTTCGGTCAAGACGACTACGATGAGTGCTGAAGGCAACACGCCGGTCGCCATCACGATGAATGCTGCGGGAACGCTGCTCTTTGTTGCGAACCGATATCAGCCAGGTTGCAATGTGGCCACTGACGGGGCTGAGACCTGCAATGGCGGCGCGCTGGCGGTCTTCCCTGTCGGGTCGGACGGTACTCTGGGCGCTTCTGTTTCCAACGGTAGCCTGAACTATTGGCCGGTAGGCATCAATCCTACCTCTGTGAATTCCCTGGCAAACGGAACGGCGGCATATGTCTCCACATATAACCCGACTTCCGGTATTGGTTTCATGTACGGTTTCTCATCTTCTGCTGCGGGCGCTCTTACAAGCATTGCCGGTACCTCCAATATCAGCGGCAAGCCGTTCCCCTCGGGAGTCAAGCCGGTTGCAATTGCGAGCGATCCTACCAGTCGCTTTGTCTACGTGACGGACTTTGCTCAGAACGAATTGATCGCCTTCAGCGTGCTGGATGGCGGCGTACTGAATCCTCTAATCAATGGACCGTTCAAGACGGGCAACCAGCCCTCGGCGATCACGGTTGATCCGCGCGGCAAGTTCATTTACATAGCCAACGAGCTTGACAACACGGTCTCGGCCTACAACATCGACCTGTCGACCGGCACGCCATCGGCCGCGGTCAACACCACCGGCAGCACGACCAATACCACGGGCACACAACCTGTCGCTATCCTGGTCGATAACGCTTACGGCCGCTATGTTTACACCGCCAACTTCCTGGATAACTCGCTTACCGGCTTCCTGCTGAATTCGAGCACCGGTACGATCACCACGACGCAAAGCGGTCCTTACCCATCCGTAAATCAGCCCGTGGCAGTCGTTTCTGTCCCACGCGGCAACCACTCTATTCAGGTCGTCCAGCCGTAA
- a CDS encoding MlaD family protein codes for MPSQKELKWSQLKVGLLATAALAALTVLIFLMSGSTGGLFTHKLKFHAYFENANGLKIGAPVTLDGVTIGNVKSVQILPNHNPAAVEVVVHVGEKYLPSLHTDSTVAINQAGVLGDAFIDISSNHATGPQPVDGATLTVSGKPGISDVIASSQESIQSVNQVVKKVGILMDTLNTGKGTAGVMLNDPEVAKKIVLTISQLQAVTGAISSGKGSLGKLITDDELYNKANATIGKLNNIVADLDSGKGSAGKLLKDEKLYSNLNAAISNVNELLGGINAGKGSLGKLAKDPTVAQNLGDSLGRLNELLKGVNEGKGSLGQLVVNRQFYDNLDNTLATSSQLLDAIRKDPKKYLTIHVKVF; via the coding sequence ATGCCGAGTCAAAAAGAACTGAAATGGTCGCAGCTTAAGGTTGGCCTGTTGGCCACCGCTGCACTCGCTGCACTCACCGTTCTTATTTTTCTCATGTCGGGTTCGACGGGCGGGTTGTTTACCCACAAGCTCAAGTTCCACGCCTACTTTGAAAACGCTAACGGTCTGAAGATTGGCGCACCGGTCACGCTGGACGGAGTCACGATCGGAAACGTGAAATCGGTGCAGATTCTTCCCAACCATAATCCGGCTGCGGTTGAGGTTGTGGTTCATGTCGGGGAAAAGTACCTGCCCTCGTTGCATACCGACTCCACGGTGGCGATCAACCAGGCTGGCGTGCTGGGCGATGCTTTTATTGATATTTCGTCAAACCACGCTACCGGGCCGCAGCCTGTGGACGGCGCGACTCTCACCGTCTCCGGCAAGCCGGGCATCTCGGATGTGATTGCGAGCAGCCAGGAGTCGATCCAGTCTGTCAACCAGGTGGTTAAAAAGGTCGGCATCCTGATGGACACGCTCAACACGGGTAAAGGGACGGCGGGCGTGATGCTCAACGACCCTGAGGTGGCCAAGAAGATCGTTCTCACCATCAGTCAATTGCAGGCGGTAACGGGCGCGATCTCAAGCGGCAAGGGCTCACTGGGCAAACTGATCACCGATGACGAGCTCTACAACAAGGCAAACGCGACCATTGGCAAGCTGAATAACATCGTGGCCGACCTGGATAGCGGCAAAGGCAGCGCGGGCAAGCTGCTGAAGGACGAGAAGCTTTACAGCAACCTCAATGCCGCGATTAGCAACGTGAACGAGCTACTGGGTGGCATCAACGCGGGCAAGGGCTCCCTGGGCAAGCTGGCCAAGGATCCCACGGTCGCGCAGAATCTCGGGGATTCGCTGGGACGCCTGAATGAGTTGCTCAAGGGAGTAAACGAGGGCAAGGGCTCACTCGGCCAGTTGGTTGTAAACAGGCAGTTTTACGACAATCTCGATAACACCCTGGCGACATCAAGCCAGTTGCTGGATGCGATCCGCAAGGATCCGAAGAAGTACCTGACCATCCACGTCAAGGTGTTTTAG